GGGACATTTTGTCAATTTCAGCTCCAAGTATAGCGATGGGGCATTTCACCTCTGACATATAGCACATGTCATAGTGTAAGCattcaaaacctttcatattGAGCAATTTTGAGAACGGAAGAAATTTTACCTTTGATATCATCAACAGTTACAAAAGAAGGGTGCAACATAACGGCTGCCTGGATCTCATTAGCTTTCGCTAACTCTACAACTACCTTGGCTGGTATGTAGAGAGAAGAAACACGGTACTTAGCGGGAACCTTTCAATTTTGAGTTCAGATATCAATAAACACGACAGTGCTTACCACCCCAGCAATAACCTGCAGCCCCAACGCTAGAGGCTCCTTGTTTCTTTAGAGCAGCAATAACTGGTTTTGCCTCTTCAAATGCTTTTTCCTGCATAAAGAAACATCTGTTCATTTATACACTGCATAGATTAGCAGAACCATCATTGTCGTATTACTTTCAGCAGGAAGTAATGTCAGAAAATTGCAATCAGGATTTCCGCACCCCTGGTTACATTAGTTACAACTTTCACTGTCTGAATCCGAATCAAAGGCGAATGGTCATGATTTGGGAATCAGAAAGATCTCGGAACATATACTCCAAACATAAATTGAAACAAGGTGACCTGGTCattttacaaaaataaaaagaacaatGTTTCAGGGAATCAGGAGAGGACAAACCGGGGCATGCTCCTTTATCCACACTGCTATTGGTTTATCAACACTTTCAGGCACATATGGATCCCCATGAATGAAATCTGGCACCACGACAAAGTATCCAGACAAAGCTACTTTGTCAGCTATCTTCCTTCATGAGATATAAAATTACATCAGAATCCATTTGTAGCTGATATCTtgtattgttttgtttgtggAATAGTCACATGCTGATGCATGCAGGATTTATGGTTTATCCCCTAAACagaacagtttttttttatcataagCTGCCTTTTCTAATTTATGGTTCATCCCCTAAACAAGGCAGCAGTCCTGTAATCTTCTTGAGTAACTGAAGTGCTCAAAAGAAGGCATATGTCATCATATAAGAAAAAACCTATACCTGTACCAATTTAAAAATCAGGAGCTGTGTTTGATCAAATGGATATACTCATGCACGGTGACTGCTTGCCACACAGTACAAAACTATTAAAGATGGCGGCTGAGGATAAAAAAGACGACCGAAAGTCCATACATGAACGACTCTCACCACTCACTACCACAGCATATCCCTAATGATTTCACCAGTGATGAATGCCTGAGCCCGACAACAGCAAATCGCGGTACCCTACTGACTCCAGAGACATAAGTTTGCTAAACCCGAAGATGTCGCTGCGAAATCGAAACCGCAACagcacaaaaataaataccTCAGATTCGGCGCTTCAAACCCTGCAAGGAAAAGACGAAACAGGGTGTCACTCGTTGCTATGTCCAGCGAAAGAATTTGGATATGCGGAATAACTTAAGAGGGAAAACCGGAACGATTAATTACCGAAAACGTCGGAGACGAGGATGACGGCTGCCTTGGACTCTTGGGCGCCGGCGACGTACGCCCTGATCCCGCCGAAGCTGTCGACGACCTTGCCCTCCCCGCCGGCAGGGTTCAGCGTCGGCGGGTTCGCGCAGCACTGTGGGCTTGCCATAGTCAAGCCGCCTGTCTCCTCCTCTCCTGGTTGCGCGGATGGGGGCTAGTGGTGTGCTTGGGAAGTTGAGATTGGAAAGCAGACAGGAGGACCAGGCGACAACAACGCAGCGACACGAGGTAAATGGGGGGAGAAGGACAGCGGACGCTTGAGGGCGAAATTGTTTCGAATCTGTTCTCGTCCAAGTGGGGAAAGAGGAGGAGGTTCCAGAAATCTGTTGGGCCTTTGTCGGTTTACCGAGGCCCCGCGCTCCGGCTGACCTCATTGCTGATCCAAAACGTTTGATGCGGTGCTTCAGGTCTTCGGGTGCTACAGCCTACAGGCCGGCCGCCGGGCCGGCTTTGCCtcttattttccttttctttttttataagGGActtttccaaaagaaaatttacTTTTTGACAATATCTAGAAAAGAACTTTGGCTGCGTGGTTTTTGGGGAAAATTTCACACCTCGATGAAATTAGATGGAGTAGGAAGGGGGGAGCATAGCAATCGATGCATATAGTAATACATTCCGTCAAATTCTGACACCAAAATGACAAAAATTAATAAAAGTGGACCAAACTTGGGTATGACAGGATTAACATAAGCATAATtggatactccctccattccttatTAATTGATGCGGATTTACTACAGTACAAAATGTACTAAATCTGTGCCAATTAATTTGAGGGAATAGAACTTCACATAATTTGGTACACCCCTGATGTTCGGGTTGACTGCCCAGTTAGCTACCACATCATCCTGCCATCTTACCACTTCggggaaaataataatatgggGCAAAACCTTTCACAAGTCACAACTAAAAAGTAAAATCAACAAAACTACCATGATGACACTCCTCAAGGTTGGTACAAGTTTTACAATGGTTGACGATTTTAAAAACCGTCCAACCTAGTTGATCCAATGGTGGAGCAATAGGAAGTACTGAAAAGTACTAAAATAAAAGTACTGAAAAATACTAGAAAGTACCAAAATTATCGATTTATTTTTAACTAAAAGGAATTAAGGATAGCCTAATCTATTTTGTGCCCGATCACTCCGTTGGCGTTCGCGGTGCACACATCCAACTCCAGTCCAACTACCCCggtcccctccctctcccagTCTCTCACCGGTGCGCCCGCGACGGggacagcgacgacgaggacgcgTGCCAGTACAGCTACAGCTTGCGGCAACGCCACGACGAGGGGCACCCTGGGCGTTGACAGGCTGGCCATCAGGGACGACATGTTTCGGGGGGGGCGTCTTCGGGTgcagcagctccagctccggGGTCGTGGGCCTCAGCCGCGGGGCGCTCTCCCTGGTCTCCCAGCTCTCAGTGCGGAGAGTCATGTACTGCCTGCCCCCGCCTGTGTCCAAGAGCACCGGGAGGCTTGTCCTGggcgcggacgccgccgctgccgtccacAACGCGTCGGAGCGGGTCGTCGTGCCCATGTCCACCAGCTCCCGCTACCCGTCCTACTACTACTTCAATCTCGACGGGATCTCCATCGGCGACAGGGCCATCCGGCCATGTCCTTCAGGAGGAACAGGATCAAAGCAACGACGCCTAGTCCAGCCGGGGCGCCGGCGTCGTCCGTGTCCGGCTCGGGCGTCGGCAGGGGCACGATGATGTGCATCATGGTGGGCAAGATGGACGGGGTCTCCATCCTCGGCAACTACCAGCAGCAGAACATGCAGGTCATGTACAACCTTCGTCAAGACCGCTTGCGAATAACTAGAATTGATCTTGCTGTACTTGGCTAGGCATCGTGAGTCCGTGACGATTCTATCATAGAGTATTGATTGACCCATAACAAATTTGGACATTGCAGAGGATAGATATATACCCATGTTCATCTCAGTAGTCTGAAATCTGAATTACACAGGAAGGAGTGCCCGTTAATAGCCAAAGTTAGTGAGCAACACACGGGAGAAACTTGATACaaattgtttattttttccatgtgATCCTAGGAAAGGGTATACATCTACTCCTTATAGTGGTCCTCGGTGAAAGTTAAATCGAAGTAAGCATAAGTGCATAACAGCCCTCATCAGGCCATTTTACTTCTGTATGTCTCCAATGAGAATTTTATAGTATATTGCCATCTGCAGATGGACATGAATGTATGCACAACTCACGAGCTGTTCAAATCTTATAGAATAAAGATATTTTCCGCAATAATCAACTAACTTCATAATTTTTCACAATGCGGTCTTTTATTAAGATAACATGGTGCATTCGCCAAGTCCTGAACATGTTCATCCACAACCACCGCCACGAACATAAAACTGATGCATACATTTACACTTCTTTTATAATGAGGAAACATATAACAGATACTCTTTGTTTGGTCCAGTTGGGCCTACAGCAAGGTAGATTTGCCTGAACATAGCACAGATTCATGGAAATTAACCAGCTTCATTTCAAGCACAATAAAGCTTTTAAGTTGAACAGGGCACAACTTGGCAATTTCTTCCCACGAAGCAGGACCCAGATAGTTTGCATTGGCCTCCTTGTTTGTTGTGGCTAAGTACCTGTTGGTAGAGTTTGGTTccatcagttttttttccaagaaaaaacaattgtACCAAGAGCTCATTTTATGACTACAAAACCACTTGCACCATCGTATTTTAGACTGCTGGTGTTTTGGGGGAAGAATCCTGAAATATATCAAATTATGAGTAATTAATTACACAACGAACATTCTAGAGCAAGAGAAATCATTCAAGTACTCTGTTGAACTGTTCTTACCGTATACAAGTCAAGGTAAACCTTCTTATCATATTGCTTCTCTCTTACTTCTAGATACTGCAATTCAAATCTGAAGGTATCTGAGCTCCAATGAAGATACATTTTCTAATGAAAACGCTGTTTTTCACAGGACATGATTGAATCATCAACATCTCAGACTCTCAGTGAACTATGGAATAGAGGATATGGGACATTTACCCAATCTATTAAAAATCAACAAAGTTATTCCAACCATGGAGTACAATATATATGTTGGTGAACAATACTACAACTGTATAGCATCTTATGATTGACCAACAATAACTCACTGACAAAGTGTCAAGAAGGAACAAAACAAACTGTTATATTAACCAATCCAAGCAAATAACCAGTTCATCTTAAAGTAGGTTGTTTTTTGCCAGGGCCGCGCGCCGCGAGGCTTGAGGAGGGCGGGGGCCGCCAGATCGGGCCGGGgggtggtcggcggcggcctggatccagcccgggggggggggggggggggggggggggaggcgggcggcggcacgggcggaGCGCGCGGTGGTGGCGCGAGGGAAGCACGAGGCGGCAAGGGCGGAgcgcgcggcagcggcggcgcgaggggagCAGGTGGGAGGCGCCACGCCGGgcgaaggggaggaggcgcgcaGGCGACGCAGAGGGGGAGGCGGTCGAGCGGGGGAGGGTCGGGGAAGGAGAACGGGTGGAGACTTAGATTTCGGAAGACTGGAACGCTAGGTAATCAGATAATCGACGGACGGAATTAATTTTCGCGGGAGTACTGAGAATTACTGAGAAATACTCCACAATCACTGTAAAAGAGCTCCAAGGTTGGACCAGAAGGTTTTTCTACGATTTTTACAAAGTATACTAATGTCAATGTCTGAAACAAAGTACTTCGGTTGCGAATTTGTGTCATAGAAGCTGTTAATATATCTGGAAACAATTTCAACAAATAAATGAGAATAAGATACCCAGAAACTATAAATACGAAAGCAGTAAAAGCTCAAGAGGTAACGAACCACATTATGTGCCTGTACCCACATTCCAGGATTTTTCAGATTGTCAGGTCGGCATGGATCCCCGTGGACAAAATCTGGCACTACATCGAAGTTTGTCGGCTCTCTTCCTTCATGAGATAAAGCATTTAGCATTATAGCGGACATCAATGAGGGCAAGTTGTATTATACCGAGACAAGCTTATAAACTCTCCAAAACTGCAGATATCACATTTTATTTCAATGCAGTAGTTCTGTGTTCAGCACAAGCAGAATCCAAAATCAGCAAGCAAATCTTTTGCCTcgttcaaaataaataaatcagcAAGCACATACATAATGGGACAGCTGTGCAGCCAAAGATATGGCTCCTGTATGTAATACCGAACATAAACCTAAGAGGCTACGATGCTTACATAACGACTGGTGAACAGTGCCGGCAGTTTGTTCACAAAAGCTGCTACTTCAGGTTCACTTGAGGTTCTTGTTATACCAATCGGTCATATCTGCTAGGGCTTCCCGGGCGCTCttgacagcagcagcatcatcgCTGTTGTATCTCACAGTCCATCCATGAGCAACCCCAGGGTAAATCTTGACAAAGTGACCAATCTGTAGGCCCAAAAATATCATATCAAGAATCCAAGATGAAAGGCTCTCCACAAATCACTTTAAGCTCTAGTTCTGCAATAGTAATATCATACGGGCAAATGTGCTTCACCCATTTAGAGATATCTACTGTACTTCTTAACTTATTTTTTATCCATGAGCAACCCTAGGGTAAATCTTGACAAAGTGACCAATCTGTAGGCCCAAAAATATCATATCAAGAATCCAAGATGAAAGGCTCCCCAAAAATTACTTTAACCTCTACTTCTGCAATAGTAACATCCTACAAGCAAATGTGCTTCACCCATTTAGCGATATCTACTGTACTTGGAAACCTATTTTTCTAAGTAAATTGCAACACCTAGACACTttccccttcccttccctctccctctctacTGTTCACAGAGCTTCTCCAAGAAATTACCTGGGGCTCGGCCCGATCCAATCCCCTTGCCGTCGGCGAGGCCGGTCTGGAAGGGGATGGGAGAGGTCTCCGGAGCTCCGTTGTAGCTAGGGTTCCCATAGAGGGTTTCGGCTTAGTGCCGGGTCGTGGCGTGATGCCGTTAGGGAGGTGGCCGTGGCCATGGTCGAGcaaaggccggcggcgac
The Brachypodium distachyon strain Bd21 chromosome 2, Brachypodium_distachyon_v3.0, whole genome shotgun sequence genome window above contains:
- the LOC100844464 gene encoding endo-1,3;1,4-beta-D-glucanase, producing MASPQCCANPPTLNPAGGEGKVVDSFGGIRAYVAGAQESKAAVILVSDVFGFEAPNLRKIADKVALSGYFVVVPDFIHGDPYVPESVDKPIAVWIKEHAPEKAFEEAKPVIAALKKQGASSVGAAGYCWGAKVVVELAKANEIQAAVMLHPSFVTVDDIKEVKCPIAILGAEIDKMSPPEVVKQFEQVLSSNSGVGHFVKIFPGVAHGWTVRYNSDDASAVKSAEEALADMTSWFDQNLK